The genomic stretch ttttacttacatatttattattattttcatttctctatattCAAAGGAGAATCTTAGAGACGGCAATGCTTACTCTAGAGGACTAGGTCTAATAGTGGACTTTCAGAGAGTCTGGCACTTACAAAGGTTTGGGGGTGCAACCAAATCTCAGTTTGATAGCCCAGCACATGTTCAGAGAACATAGCATCCTATAcgataacagtaataataatagcaataacaataatataatagctaacacttatatTTGCactttctatatgccaggcactgttgaggcattttatatatattaactaatttaactgTGAATTATGAACATAGATAAACATTGAAACAGATACTTTCTGTTCTATACCTTGTGTCTCTCGGCCCCTCTCACCTCTCCAAATTCCTCATTTCTTAGCTTCTCTGACACCCCTGTCTCCTTCCTGCTGCCTTAGTATCTCTGCTCTGACCTACATTGCTTGGTAATGCTTGAGGAACCACAAGGTTGGTTCATAGCTGCTCCATCCTTATCCCTCAGCCACAGCTCACTATGTACATGCTTTCGAGCCCCAACAGTGAGCACCTCGGTGTGTCCAGCCCCTAATCATCCTTGGTACAAAgatgctcaataactatttgttgaatgaagtcaagaggaaagaataaagaatgaatggtCTTATGATTGTATGAACACTGATAACACAAGTGAAGCCATTAGTGCTGACCGGGATTCCTCCCACCTTGGGAAAGAAGACGGATACTCCAGTTCCTTCTCAATCCCTGacatcccttcctccttttcttccccatcaAGCCAGCATGAGTGACACTGGGGTCCCTTTCCACCTGTAAGGGCAAAGGTAAACCCTGCTTCCTTTGGCATCCTCACCAGCCCCATGCAGCTGCCACAGAGGCGCCCCATCCGCTTGCTACGCCTGCGAGcgaacgaacacacacacacacacacacacacacacacacacacacacacacacacactttcctgaTTGGGCAGCATTGGGTATACTGGAGTGACGTGGAGGTTGGCAGGGGCTTTGCATCCTTAATCTTTACCTTGCTCTCCTTTCCAGCCTCTTGATGCTCCTCCATCCCTCTCCTTCTCGGCTGCAGCACACAAGGATTGTGCGGCTGGCCACCCGCGCGCTTCCGCACCTCGGTCCCCGGTAACTCTCCCAGATGAACGGACCGAGTGAGGATCCTATAAGCTGACCGAGacactccctcctcccagccgAGGAGTCACCTGGAGTCCGGCGTGGTTCCCACCCCGTTCCCTCGCAGCCTGCCTTTTGATTGGGTACCAGGTTTATCGTTCGCGACGCCATTGGCTACAACGTCTGTCGTTCCTGTGGCTAGGCCCCAGCTTTTAAGGGGAATCGCGGAATCCAGAGGGCTGGGAAGAGGCGACAGCTTGGGGGCTGGGGTCGAGGGCTCTGGGTCACAGAGGTCTCGTGTCACGTCAGCCCCGCCCCCAGGCTGACTCCGGCTCGCCGCCGCTGTGGGCCGCGCCTTCCAACGGCCTCGCGCGGCTTGCGCGTGCGCGTTAGCCTAGTCTCGCGCCTTCCAGGCGGTGGGCGGGGCGGAGAGCCGGCTGGCAGGAtagggagggtgggtgggtgggtggataatggggagaaggggaggggatggtGAACTGGGTACGAAGACAAGAGGTAATGGCTATGGAGAAAGGGGTTCCGTTTAGATTTCCACTCTGGGACTAGAGGAAGCGGCGGAGTAAGCCACACGGCTGCGAGGGGGCGCGACAAGGCCCGCGGCCACGGCGCCCAAGGCCAGGCTGGGGTCAGTGGGTTTTTGAAACTGCAGCCAGAAAGCAGAGGGGCACAGATATTGCGAGAAAAAATGTGGATGCCCTGGAACGGGCTCATCGTGATTGGGAAGAGAATAGAGCTCCTGGGtagaaacacacaaaaacctaGAATGTGGGACCCGAAGATTGAGTCTGAGTACTGGGGACTGGAAGATGTGAAAAAGACGATCTTGAAAGAGACGGCAGGCCTGAGTCAGGGAAGGATGGGTGTGAAGCTACAGCAGAGTGCAGCAAATGCATTACAGGCTTCAGCAGGTTTGGGGAAAGACAACCCAAAGGAAGTGGGAAAGcaagaatttaacaaaattggGACTGAATCCGAGAGTGCAGGGACTACAACGGGGTCTAGGAGGGGGTCTGGGTTTAAAGAGAGGTCGAGGTTTACTTGGGGGGGGACCAGTGGAGAGGACATGAGATCCAGAGGATATAAACTAGGGCAGAATAAAGATGAACTGAGGTCAAGTGGAGAGAAGTTGGTTGAAAAGAAGCTAAGTGGAGAGAAGCTGAGGTCAAGTGGAGAGGAGCTGGTGTTCAAGGAAGAGAAGCTGGGGACTAGTGAAGAAGATTTGAGATCTACTGGAGATGAAATACAGTCAAGTGCAAAGAAGCTTGGACCCAGTAGGCAGAAGCTGGGCACTAGTGGAGAGAAGTTGAAGGGTTCAAAAATGGGGAGCATAAATGAAGAGCAAATTGAAAGAGTGGTAGAAGTTACTGgtaatgaaagtaataaaatgacTGATGCTGAGATGGAAATTCCTTTTGAAAGGATGGAAGGGAATGATGAAAAATTAGAAGGGGCTGAGAAAGTGGTAGAAGATGTCTTGGGTGGAGTGAGTAGTACTGATGAATCTGTTTCTATGGAAGAGAAAGAGGTTATAGATGAAGGTATTGGTGAATGAGGCAAAAGAAGGATTAAACCTAAAGAAGGAAAGAGCAGCAGACAGAGGAAATATTGCAAGTCAAGAGGAGAAATTAGAGCCAAGCAGAACATTATTGACACTAAAGGGGTAAatatgagagaagaaagaggagcaTCTGAGCCTAAGAGACTGGGAATGAAGAGCTACAAGGGATGAAGGCAGAGACCAGGACCAAAGGAAACGAAGACGAGTCATAAAGAGGGAGATGGGAACAttttgaggaaaaagagaagatttGATGATGTGTTGCTAGGTAAAGGAAAATTGGATATTGGTTTCTTGGAGAAGAGCTGTGATGGAGGAGCTTACaggaaaatgtttaagaaatggaTTTAGGATGGGCTAGAAGGATTTAGTTTGCAtagtgagaaaaatggaaaatgacagTAGGATAAAGGCTAGATGAAGGTTGTGGAAGAAGTTGCAGGCTGGGGTGAGCAAAGAAAATTTCTGAAAGAGGATTTTGAAGGTAAACGAGGGGGTCTGAAGtgacaaaagcaagaaaaaagaaaagtgaaggaaaaaagtaAGAAGCCAAATCCCATAATAGTGACTATGTTTGTTGggttttaaagttatttccttcattatttctgtACCCTCCTCTCCCATGTAGTCAACTTTACAATCTAATGGGACAGGCCTGTTGGTGGGCCCTATAGGTCTAGGCCAAGACTATCCTCACTGATCCCTCTAACTAGCCCCCAAATTGTGTCCACAATAATTGGTAGGCTCCACTATTTTAATCACTTCACCATGATCACCATTTCCACAGGTTCCCCTCACCTCCCCATCAAACTTGAATTGCCCcaattatttgtattattgttttcatctttgatttttaattcttcatCTAGTCACATGgacttttccctttgtttctgtcTCCTGTGGGACTTTCATTTATGTCTTCCACATGCCATCCACCGTCTACTCTCATCCCAGGTAAGAGAGAAGACTCTCTTAGTACCCACTAAGCCATCAATGTCAAGACATAGGCTTTTACATCCTGTTTGTCTCTTTAATAGGGATGTAAGAGGTGGCAAAAAGCAGTCATGGATAGTTAGGCTGAAAGAAATACTTaatcctttctcctctctgtacTTTTTAAAGTCTGTAAAATATCTGAGGAATAGAAACTTCATCATATAATACAACATAAGTGTCATAACACATTTATAATAGCcacatgtttttttaattgttaaattttctACATACCTTTTGCTAATTTTCCCTAAAGGCTCCAAAAGATCTGTAAATCCTGTGCAATATTTTTGTTCATATAGTCAAACCTAATAGAAATGATATCAATTCAATTTTTTCCCTGGCAATTTCTTTCTTGGAGTCCTTTGTCCTTTGGGTCTAATATAGGATGGCTGCATTCTAGGCTTGCTCCATAGCTGCTTTCCTGAGCTTCTTAAcatttctctctgtccttctgtgtTGGATCTCCTACTGCCTGGATCTTAgatcttcctctttcttgttttACAGGCTCATTTTGGTCAACAACGTCATCTAATAGTTTCCAGAGAAAGTGACCACGAAAGTTAAACTTTGTGACAATTTATCTGTCTGAAAAATATTGATTCTTCTCATAATTGATTGATAGTTTAGCTGGGTATGGGATTCTAggttggaaatatttttcccttAGAATTTTAAAGGCATTGCTGCACTACCTTCTAACTTCCGAGTGTTGTTCTTTATAAGtgcaattttgttgttgttcttcaactacttcttcttcctcttctcctcctcctcctcctcctcctcctcttccttcttattcttactcttattcttttatattctatGCATATGACCTGCTTTTCTACCCTATGTAAAGTACATATTTTCTACCACTCCATGGCTCAGCCTGCAGTCTCATCCCACTTTCTGGGGTTCTACTACAGGATATTGGAGCCTGAATTATAGCTCtacctttttttcctactttctcccTCTTTGAACAATTTCACTTTATCTTCTTATCATTTCtattgaattttgtattttaacgCTCTTGTTCACTgattgtgtgtatacacacacacacacacacacacacacacacacacagaaggtgccaaaaaatgtatacacattttaggaaaggaaaaaactgtattaaaattgtaatactctatatataccgataacaaaagatgaatacaagtcatgtgtataaatttttttggcactatttgtgtgtgtgtgtgtgtgtatgtatacacacacacacaagataattaagtttgtgaacttgttgcaatgaagttgctaaccttttttgatatcagagggattattcattatgaatttgtgccaactggacaaatagttaaccaagtttactatttgcaagtgctgaaaaggctgaatgaaaaagttaaatgacctgaacttttcaccaataattcatggctcttgcatcacaacaatgcaccagctcacacggcactgtctgtgagagagtttttagccagtaaacaaataactgtattggaacaccctccctactcacctgatctggcccccaaagacttctttctttacccgaagataaaggaaatattgaaaggaagacatttttatgacattcaggacatcaagggtaatacaatgacagccctgatggccattccagaaaaagagttccaaaattgctttgaagggtggactaggcactggcattggtgcatagcttcccaaggggagtactgcgaaggtgaccatagtgatattcagcactgaggtatgtagcactttttctaggatgagttcgcgaacttaattgtcagaactcataaatacatatgtatataatttttatatataatttatatattatatataaatttatatacttatatttataaatttataatttatatattatatatataatttatatatataattttctgtttttgtttcatagaCGTGTTCTCTTTGCTCTCCAAGGAATTTTCCggttttaatgttttcttctgtttttcacattGTTTCGTCTGAATTCCTCCCCCacttttctggtgtgtgtgttgttgttggaGGTTTTCCTCAAATGCTGGATCTTTGATTGTCTATTGTATTTAAGAATAAGACACTGAAGTAGAGCAAATTGGAAACTATGTGCACAGATGGGGCTTGTAAAATGATTGTTTTCATTCTAAGGTGACTGGAGCAAGCAGGTTTTTTAATGGTACCTACCCTCAAAAGTCAGAATCTGTAGATCACATTGCAGGGACTAGTTTCTCCAGGGAAGAATTCTCCAGTGTCTTATCTGGGGAATATTTGCATGGCCACCACTGTTGAGGTTCTGGCAGCAGGGCAGGGGGGATAGGGTTGTGGATCCAGCATTTAGCATGTATATTTTCACCCAGTCCTTTTGTTTTCAGCTCAGTGCTCACCACTATCTTCAGCTGTGCCTGATGTCCCTGAGTATGTTTTGTGGATTCGATTTCCCCAGAGAATAAACCCCCTGGTGTTCTACACGGGGTTGTTGCCAGGCTAAAAAGGGTTGGAGGGGATTTATGAGTTTAATTGCTTTATATACAGACTTCTAAACAATTTCCCTGTTTTCGATTCCATGCCTTTCTCCTTCCACCTGGAGGTGCCTGGTCCCTCCAGGTCCTGAACTTTTGGGGGGATGAGTAGAGTGAACTATTACTCTTGTTTATATTCTCCTCTTTGAACATTTAAGTTCCAGCTTCCTGCACCCTGAAAACTTAATTCCCACTCCATCTctaaaagtttgctgacctctctGATCCGCTGTTGTCTGCTCACCTGTCCTCTTTGTCCTTATGGTTTTTTaccatatttattcattaattttcatcTGGTGGGGTTTAGAGATAAGCATATGTGTGTGTTCAATCTTCCATGTTTGACAAAAAGTCTCCTCCATTACATTTTGATTGTTCTTAATTGAATTATCAAAGAGTAACCCTAATTTTCATCTTTAGGGTAACTTgctattttctttagaattttcctTGTGAAAGTggcaaataaagaacaaataaactgTACTCCTGTTCTATTACAACAGTATACAACCAATTCTACTAAATCACTTATTAtacatctttaaagaaaaaccacaaaatcTGTCTTCAACCCACATTTCTCTTTATGTActgtcttatttttcttgctCCCTGTGGTAGACACAAAAGTGGCCCCCCAAAGGTATATTCACTTCCTAATCCCAGGAACCTGTGGatattaccttatatggcaaaaaaatGTGATGAAATTAAAGATCTTGCGAGGAAGAGCTTATTTTGGATAGGGTGCGTCCTAAATGCCATCACAAATGTCCTTAtatgagggagagagaaggagatcGGACACACAGAAGGGGAGGAGGCAATGTGACcccagaagcagagactggagtaaTACAGTCACAAGTCTAGGAATGCTGATAGCTAGCCACCAGAAGTTGGAAGGGCAAATAA from Rhinolophus ferrumequinum isolate MPI-CBG mRhiFer1 chromosome 11, mRhiFer1_v1.p, whole genome shotgun sequence encodes the following:
- the LOC117029865 gene encoding LOW QUALITY PROTEIN: uncharacterized protein LOC117029865 (The sequence of the model RefSeq protein was modified relative to this genomic sequence to represent the inferred CDS: inserted 2 bases in 1 codon; substituted 1 base at 1 genomic stop codon) produces the protein MAMEKGVPFRFPLWDXRKRRSKPHXAARGRDKARGHGAQGQAGVSGFLKLQPESRGAQILREKMWMPWNGLIVIGKRIELLGRNTQKPRMWDPKIESEYWGLEDVKKTILKETAGLSQGRMGVKLQQSAANALQASAGLGKDNPKEVGKQEFNKIGTESESAGTTTGSRRGSGFKERSRFTWGGTSGEDMRSRGYKLGQNKDELRSSGEKLVEKKLSGEKLRSSGEELVFKEEKLGTSEEDLRSTGDEIQSSAKKLGPSRQKLGTSGEKLKGSKMGSINEEQIERVVEVTGNESNKMTDAEMEIPFERMEGNDEKLEGAEKVVEDVLGGVSSTDESVSMEEKEVIDEGIGE